The Sandaracinus amylolyticus genomic interval GATCGTTGCTCATACCGAACGGTCCAGTAGACTGGAACGAGTGACCAGCATGCCGAACGACGTTCCGGTGCTCCGCGTGGCCCGCACCCGCGAGCTCGACGCGCTCCGAGCCCTCGTCGCGCGCTCGTGGCGCGCCCTCGCCGCGCGCAGCTACGCGCCCGACGTGATCGAGGCCGCGCTCGGCGTCGCGATCCGCGTCGACCCCGCGCTCGTCGAGGACGGCACGTACTTCGTCGCCGAGATCGACGGCCAGCTCGCGGCGTGCGGCGGCTGGAGCGCGCGGGTGCCGACCGTGAAGGGCGCGGACCTCCCGACGCCTCGCGCGGAGGTGCGCGCGATGTTCGTCGCGTCGGAGCACACGCGGCGCGGGCTCGGTCGCGCGCTGCTCGAGCGCGCGGAGCGCGCGATCCGCGACGCGGGCTTCGACTCCGCGTACCTCGTCGCGACCCACAGCGGCCTCGAGCTCTATCGCGCCGCGGGCTACGTCGAGCGCGGCGCGCACGTCGCGATGCTCCCCGGCGGCGTCGCGTTCCCGCTGACGCTGATGTCGCGATCGCTCGCGCGCTGAGCGCGAAGGACGACGAAGGCCAGCACGTCACCGTCGTGGCCTTCGTCTCGTATCCCTGGCTGGCGCTCAGTCTGCGCTCGGCTCGACCGGCGCGGGCGTCACCGGTTCGATCGGCTCGACTCCGGGGGCTTCGGGCTCGCTCGGCGCGGCGCGTCCCTCCGCCCTCGCCTCGAGCGCGCGCACGCGCCCGAGGATCGGGGCCTCGTCGGTGCCGGTCGCGGCGAGCACCATCGCGAGCGCGTTGACGACGCGGATCCACTGGTTGCGCGCGCGCACCGTGCTCGAGCCGGTGATCGTCTCTGCGACCATCGCAGCGCGCGACTTCTCGTTCGCGTCGATGGTCGTCGCGACCTGCTGCAGCGCCCGATAGCGATCGAGCAGCGTGGTGCCGTCGTGGATCTTGAGCTTCGCGAGCAGTCGTTCGTCGCTCTCGGTCACGCGCCCCGCCCGGAGCTTCGCTTCACCCCCCTGCTCGGTCCACGAGAGGTTCACGACGGCGACGCCGGTGGGAAAGAGGCGATCGCGCAGCTGCGTGTACTTCGCGCGCTCGTCGTCGGCCTGCGCGAACCGACGCTCCGACTCGAGGCGTCCGAACATCGCGTGAACGAGCTCGTCGTGGACGACGTCGTCGGCGTGGAGCTGCGCCGTGAGCTTTGCGACGGCGGCGTTGGTGATCGGCTGCGACTCGATCAGCCCCCGGTTGGCTGCCTCGATATCGGGGAGCAGCGCCGCGGCGGCGGGCACCGCCTCGATCGCGATGCGCTCGGGCGATCCGCGGCGGATCAGGTCGGCGCCCAGGGTCGCCATGTTCTCGGTGCTCAGTCTCTTCAGGGCCATCGTTCGTTTCTCCTCGGGATCTCGGTGGTCGGGAGCGCTCGCGAGACGTTCGCGACGCGCGGCCCTGGTCTCGACCACTCGCGACCGCCGTTGCGTGGTGTCGCGCGCTCACCGAACCACGGGGCGACACCTCGCGAGGTGGTCGCGACGCCTCCGAACCACGGCCGACCTCCTCGCGGAGGTGGTCTCGGGCGCTCCAGACCACGGCGAGGTGCCTCGTCGAGGTGGTCCGTCGCGCTCCGGACCACGGCGAGGCGCCTCGACGAGGTGGTCTCGGGCCATCGAACCACGAGCGACCACCGCGTCGAGGTGGTCGTCCATGGTTCGGTGGCCGGCGACCGCCTCGACGAGGTGGCCGCCGGTGGTTGGGCGCGCGGGTCGCCACCCCGGGGCGGTGGCTTGGTATGGTCGCCTCTTCCTGCTCCGCCATCGTCGCCGCCTAGCCCCCGCACCGCGTCAGTCGTGGTCTTCGCTGCGTCCGATGAGCATCGCAGCAGGCCACGTGGTCGGAAGGAGCACGATGCGGAACGTGCGGGCGACGATCAGTGCGACGAGTACTCGCAGGCCGCGCTCGACTACCACGTCGCGCTGTACGACCTGCGCACCGGCGCGTTGCGCGAGGCGATGAGCGCGTCGTCGACGCCGCGATGACGATCGACGTGCTGATCCTGGACAGGATCGAAGTCGTCCGCAGCGCGCGTGGCATCGGCTCGGCCTGGCAGCGGCCGATGCGGACATCGAGGCGTTCGGCCGGGGACGAGGGCTGGTCGCGTGCAAGCCGTTCCCGCTTCAATTCGAGGGAGTCGGCGACGAGCTCGAGCAGCTCTCACCGGCGGCGAGGGCGCAACGTGACAGCATCGTCGCGCCGCGACGCGCAAGCTGACTCGGTAATGGAGTCAGCTCGGATTCGAGCGCCTTCCGAGATCGCCCTATTTGATCTTGAACCTCGCGTACGAGCGCCCGTCGCGTCATGACCTCGGGCTGGAGTGAGCCTCCTGCGGCTCGAAGTGGACACCTCGGGGATGAACGCTCAGCCTGAGCGGTTGGAGCCCCGATGAGCCGCGTTCCGTTCAGCACCTTCGTGTTCCGAGGCAAGCGCTTCGAGGACGCTGCCATGCCCCTAGAAGTCCTCGTGGAGCTCGAGACGTATCGCGAGCTCGTTTTGGCCGTCGCCATGTCGCTCTTCCGGCAGGAGAACCCGGACCGCGTCCGTCTGCCCAAGAACTTCGCCGAGTCACTCAGGCTCGTGCTCGGGAGTCAGGAGCGCGGGAGCACCGTTCCGAATGTCGAGCGAGTGCTGCGGCCGCGCAACGAGATGCTGCCGGGCGTCGAGAGCCCCCTCGATCTGTTCGACCGCGCTGCCGACATCGTGCGTGTCGCGTTCGAGCAGGCAGCGCACGATTCGCGGCCGACGGTCGTGTCGGCGGCGTTGATCCCGCGAATGCTGGCGTTCGGAAAGACGCTGCGGGACGACGAGTCCGTCATCATCGCCCCGCCTGGAGGGCGCGAAGGTCCCGTCGTCGACAGGAAGCTCCGCCGGCGGCTCCAGCAGGAAGTCGGCGGCCCCTACGAAGAGGCGGTGGAGCTCGTCGGACGCGTTCGCGCCGCCGATCGCGATCGCGAGGGCTTCCGGCTGCGCACGCTCGATGGTCGTGCAGTGCACGTCGTGTCGACCGGGCCACTGTTCGAGACGGCGCTGGATTCACTCGCCGAGGAGAGCGTCGTCCGCGTGCGCGGCACGGGCGTGTACGACCCGTCGGGCGCCTTGCTCCGGGTGATCGGAGCGGCGGATGTCACGCTCGCCGAAGAGGGCGACGAGGGGTGCTCGATTTCGATCGTGGAACAGATCTCGCGCCTGAGGGAGCTTGGCGACGGCTGGCTCGACGGGGAAGGGAAGGCCCTCGATCCCACGGCGCTCGATCGCGCGGGCGGGTTGCTGCGAGCGCTCGTCGAGCCGGACGGGCTTCCCACTCCGTACCTTTATCCCAAGCCCGAGTGCGACCTGCAGGCGGAGTGGTCGCTCGCCGGTGTGGAGGTCGCCGTCGTCTTCGATCTCGTGGCGTGGACGGCGCATTGCCTGCTCACTTCGCTCGACAGTGACGACTTCGAAGAGCTGGAGATCGATCTGAAGCAGCCTGGTGCCGAGCTTCGTCTCGGACGTCAGCTCGAACGCTGGCTGCGAGGCGAGCGGTGAGCGCGCGACTCGAGGATCCCGAGGAGCTTCTCTTTCGTCAGGTCCCATCGGCGTTTCTCGTCGACGGACGCCTCTCGAGCCAAGCGTTCAACCCGAGCCGCAAGGACGAGCAGAGACTGTCGGTCAGTCGTGGCTCGCTGACCACCGCGCAGGCTGCGTACGACCACCACACGCTGCGTCTTGGGCATCAATCGCTCGGCACGTGGGCCGTGACAGTTGGGGAGGTCGTTCAGGTCGGGTTGCACGCGACGGGCGATCCCGTGATGAGCCCGCCAGCGCCCACCCCCGACCCGGCCCACGCCTTCATCGACTTCACGGGGCTGTCGCTTGGGCAGACGAAGAACAAGGCGACGCGGCTCGCGGAGCTGGCTCGTGCGCGTGGTCGGTTGTGGCCGCCGTCCGGAGGTGAAACGCCTGCGCGCGACGACGCCTCGAACGAGCGCGATGCAGACGGGAGTCCTCGATCCGAGCCGAGCGCTCAGGCTTTCGCGCTGGCCGCGCTGGAATCGGAGCGAGCGGAGCTGGAACGGTTGATCGCCGCGTGTGCGGCCGATGACGTGTCGCGCCTCGGGCTCGAAGCCCGGCTGGACGAGGTCAGGCGCGCGCTCGAACGCGCCGCCGCGCCGTAGGAACGCTGAGCCACGCTCGGACCGGCTCGCTGATGCGCTCGACGGCAGGAGCTGTCGCACTCGCATACGGTGGCGATCCACACCGAGGCGGCTCGAGGATGCAATCGAGCGGGACTCCTCGAATGCAGCCGGGTCGACGCGACGCGGGCGGACGAGGTGCGCGCGCCGTTGGAGCGGCTGCCGCGCCGCGAGATCCTTTGGACCTGGATGGCGAGGTCGATCTCCACCGCAATCGCCTGTGCATGTATCGGCGAGACGCACATCGCGCTCGTACTCGGATAGCGCTTACGCGAACATCTTCGACAATTTCGCCCTGCCGACCAAGGACAAGATCGAAGGGCTGATGATCGATCGCATGGACCGGAGCGCGAGCATCGTGACGAATTTCCTCAACGAAGACGACTTCAAGCGATATCTGTCCGAGTATCTCGCGCGCAGGATCTACGAGGACTTGCGCGGGACCGGCAGTTGAACGACCGCGGGCCTCGCGCCAAGCGCGAGCGCCGTGAGGGGGACGGATGAGCGCGCGAGTGATGAGCGTCAGTGCCATGATCGACGACGTCGGCGACGACGACGTTTCGCTGCGACTCGGCGCCAAGCTGCACACCCTCGCCGCGACCCCGGCGCTCGTCGAGCGCGCCCGCGCGCTCCGCGCGCAGCCGGTGCGCGTGACGTTCCTCGACGTCGATCCGCCGCGCCTCTTGCGCGTCGACCCCATCGGCGCGCCGCTCGGTGGCACGCCCGAGCAGCGCTGGGAGGCGATCTCGACGCGCTGGGCCGACACCTTCGCGGAGCTCGCGAAGTGAACGCCGACGAGCTGATCGCGCCGGCGCGCGTCTGGGAGCTCCACGCGACGATCATCGCGCGCTGGGGCGGTCTCCCCGGCGAGCGCGAGCGCGGATGCGTCGACGCGAAGATCGACGGCGCGCTCACCGCCGCGCTCTACGCGTGCGACGAGGGCGAGGAGCCCGACGTCCTGAGCGTCGCGGTGCACCTCCTCGTGTACTTCGCGCAGAGCCAGTGCTTCGTCGACGGCTCGAAGCGCGTCGCGTGGGCCGCGATGAACGAGCAGCTCCACGCGGCCGGGCTCCAGATCGTCGCGACGCCGCAGGAGGCCGCCGAGCTCGTGCTCGCGGTCTCGAACAAGCGGATCGGCGCGAGCGACGTGCTCGCCTGGCTCGCCGCGCCCGATCGTCTCGTCGCCTGGGATCCGAGCTGACGCGCCGCACCGATCGTTCTCGGTGCGGCGCATCCGACGCTCACGCCGTCGTCACGACCGCGCGCGGGATGCGCGCGAGCATCCACTTCACGACGTCGTCGAGCACCTGCTCGCGGCCGATGTCGTTGAGCAGGTCGTGGTAGTGCCCCTCGTAGACCTTGAGCGTCTTGTCGCCCGAGCCCCCCATCTGCTCGAAGCGCCGGCTGCCGCTCGGCTTGGTCACCCGATCCGCGCTGCCGTGCAGGATGAGGACGGGCAGCGTGATCTTCGCGAAGTCGCCCTTCTTGAGGCGCTCGTCGGCGCGCACCAGCTCCGCGACGCTGTGCGCGGGGTAGCCCTGGCGATCGATCAGCGGATCGCTCTTCATGCGCGCGACGAACGCGGGATCGCGCGAGAACGCCTCGTCCTCGAGCTTCAGGAGGTGGAGGGCCGGCGCGATGCGATCGAGGCCCTTGATGACCGTGAGCGCGACGTCGGGCGCGGGGATCTCGTGCGCGAAGCTCTCGCAGACGAACCCTGCGAGCTCGCGTTGGTGCTCGAGCACGTAGCCGCACGAGATGACGCCCCCGGCGCTGTGTCCGAGCACGAAGATCGGCAGTCCCGGCTCGCGCCCGCGCGCCATCTGCACCAGCGCGTCGACGTCCTCGAGGTACTTCGAGAACGACTCGACCCAGAGCCGCGCGCCCTCGGAGCGACCGTGGCCGCGCAGGTCGAGCGCGTACGCGGCGATGCCGCGCTTCGCGAGCTCGATGCCGGCCCACTCGTAGAGCCCGCCGTGCGCCTTGAAGCCGTGCACCAGCGCGACGACGGCGCGCGCCGGGCCGGAGGGCCGCCACGCGCGCGTGAAGATGTTCGTGCCGTCGTTGCTGCGGATCATCTCGTCCCTCATGCGCACGGCGGGCTGCATCGCAGGTGCCATGCGCGAGGCGCGAGGCGCATCGCGTCAGCGCGGGGCGACGCGCTCGGGCAGCTCGATCGCGGGCCAGCCGCGCGACGGATCGCGCAGGTAGAGGTAGTGCGCGTAGTGCGTGGTGACGCGGCGCACGTAGTTGCGCGTCTGATCGAACGGAATCTCCTCGACGAAGAGATCCAATTCCACACCGCGCGCTCCGGCCCGCTCGAGCCACTCCTGCACGCGATGGCCGCCCGCGTTGAACGCGGCGAAGCAGAGCGGCACGCCGTGCGCGTCGACCAGGCCGCGCACGTACGCGGCGCCGAGCCGCGCGTTCCACTCGGGCACGAAGAGCATCTCGCGCTCGAAGCGCACGCCGAGCCCGCGCGCGACGCGCGACGCGGTCGACGGCAACATCTGCAAGAGGCCGATCGCGTCGGCGTACGAGAGCGCGTCGGGATCGTAGGCGCTCTCCTGCCGCATGATGCCCCAGAGGAGCTCGGGCTCGAGGCGCTGCGCGCGCGCCGCTTCGCTCACCGCGCTCTCGAACGCGCGCGGGTACGCGGCCTCCCACGCCCATCGCTCGCCGCGCAGCGCCGGGCGCGCGAGCGACTCGTGCTGCGCGGTGAGTCGGTACGCGCGGTTCGCATCACCGATGCGCACGAACGCGTCGGCGACCTGACGCAGATCGCCCTGCGCGCGCAGCGCGCGCTCTTCGGAGCGCAGGCGCTCGCGCGCATCGCGATCGAGGCCGAGCGCGAGCAGGAGCGACACCTCCGCGGGCAGCGCGAGGGCGGTGGTCTCGGTGGCGTCGCCGCGCGCCTCGCGCGCGAAGGGCGAGCCGGGCTCTTCGCCCAGCGCGATCAGCCGCTGTCGCGCGAGCAGCGCGTACCAGTGGAGCGGCTCGACGTGCAGGGCCTGTCGGTACGCCGCGATCGCGCCTGCTCGATCACCGCC includes:
- a CDS encoding alpha/beta hydrolase translates to MIRSNDGTNIFTRAWRPSGPARAVVALVHGFKAHGGLYEWAGIELAKRGIAAYALDLRGHGRSEGARLWVESFSKYLEDVDALVQMARGREPGLPIFVLGHSAGGVISCGYVLEHQRELAGFVCESFAHEIPAPDVALTVIKGLDRIAPALHLLKLEDEAFSRDPAFVARMKSDPLIDRQGYPAHSVAELVRADERLKKGDFAKITLPVLILHGSADRVTKPSGSRRFEQMGGSGDKTLKVYEGHYHDLLNDIGREQVLDDVVKWMLARIPRAVVTTA
- a CDS encoding GNAT family N-acetyltransferase; translation: MPNDVPVLRVARTRELDALRALVARSWRALAARSYAPDVIEAALGVAIRVDPALVEDGTYFVAEIDGQLAACGGWSARVPTVKGADLPTPRAEVRAMFVASEHTRRGLGRALLERAERAIRDAGFDSAYLVATHSGLELYRAAGYVERGAHVAMLPGGVAFPLTLMSRSLAR
- a CDS encoding type II toxin-antitoxin system death-on-curing family toxin — encoded protein: MNADELIAPARVWELHATIIARWGGLPGERERGCVDAKIDGALTAALYACDEGEEPDVLSVAVHLLVYFAQSQCFVDGSKRVAWAAMNEQLHAAGLQIVATPQEAAELVLAVSNKRIGASDVLAWLAAPDRLVAWDPS